The Polyangium aurulentum genomic interval GTTTTCGCTGCAGGTTGCAACCGAGCGGCCCCCCGAGGGCCTCGCGCGCGGGGTCTGGGCCGCGCCCCGCTGGACCGTCGCCGCCCTCGGAGCCGTCGTCGTGCTCGGGGCCGTCGTTTATCTCGCGCTGCGCGTCCGGCGCGCGCGCAGGAGTGCGCGTTGAACAAGCTGGCCCGCCGCCTCGTCGGGGCGATGCTCCTCGGCGTTCTCGTCTACGGCGTCCTCGTGCTCTCGCGCGACGCGAGCAAGATCGGCGAGCGCCTCTCGACCTACGCGTGGAGCACGTTCGTGCTCGCCTGCGCGCTCGCGTTCGGCAACTACGTCCTGCGCTTCCTCAAGTGGGAGTACTACCTCGCCCAGCTCGAGATCCGCGGGATCCCCAAGTGGGACAGCTTTCTCACGTTCCTGTCGGGCTTCGTGCTCACGGTGACGCCGGGCAAGGTCGGCGAGGTCTTCAAGTCGGTCATCCTGCTTCAGATCCACAAGGTGCCCATCGCGCGCACCGCGCCGATCGTGGTCGCCGAGCGCGTCACCGATCTCATCGGCGTGATCGTGATCATCACGATCGGCAGCGCGAGCTTCCCCGGCGGCGCGCTGTGGGCCGGCATCGGCACGACAGCCGTGGTCGCGCTCCTCGTGCTCATCGCCTTCCCCGCCGTGAGCGGCCCCGTGCTGCGCCTTTTGCCGCGCCTCCCCGGGCCGCTCGGCCGCGTCGGCGGCAAGATCGCGCCCAAGGTCGACGAGGCCCTCTCGGGGCTGCGCACGCTCACCGCGCCCGCGCAGCTCGTGTGGCCGACGCTGCTGTCGATCGGCGCGTGGTCGCTCGAGGGCATCGGCCTGTGGGTGATCCTGCGCGGCTTCGGCGAGCACGCGCAGCTCACGCTGACGATGTTCTTCTACGCGACCGCGACGCTCGCGGGCGCGCTCGTGCCCGTGCCCGGAGGCCTCGGGGTCACCGAGAAGCTCCTCGAGGAGCAGATGGCGCGGCTCGGCGGGGTGCCGGCCGCGACCAGCACGGCGTCGATGATCCTCGTTCGCTTCGCGACGCTGTGGTTCGCCGTGGCCGTCGGCTTCGCGGCCCTCGGCCTGCTGCGCGCGCGCTACGGGGCGGTGGTCTTCG includes:
- a CDS encoding lysylphosphatidylglycerol synthase transmembrane domain-containing protein; translated protein: MNKLARRLVGAMLLGVLVYGVLVLSRDASKIGERLSTYAWSTFVLACALAFGNYVLRFLKWEYYLAQLEIRGIPKWDSFLTFLSGFVLTVTPGKVGEVFKSVILLQIHKVPIARTAPIVVAERVTDLIGVIVIITIGSASFPGGALWAGIGTTAVVALLVLIAFPAVSGPVLRLLPRLPGPLGRVGGKIAPKVDEALSGLRTLTAPAQLVWPTLLSIGAWSLEGIGLWVILRGFGEHAQLTLTMFFYATATLAGALVPVPGGLGVTEKLLEEQMARLGGVPAATSTASMILVRFATLWFAVAVGFAALGLLRARYGAVVFGGDATTPKDRDVQGSSDDSGAQARAVLLDPPANS